One window of the Allorhizobium ampelinum S4 genome contains the following:
- a CDS encoding ABC transporter permease produces MASAICSYIPTLLCQFPAVDDTLMRSFKKTVDTGFKTFVRSYGDFLDGLTLPLQWFLNWLQALFVDTPWIVMIFALAAIVYGVSRNWRITLGTALAMVLIGMAGLWQDTMITLAMVTVCTLCAVVIGIPLGIWMARSDRAQSTLNPVLDVMQTMPSFVYLIPVVMIFGIGKVPGLIAVVIYAIAPIIRLTNLGIRLVSREAIEAADAFGSSERQKLFNVQIPLALPNIMAGINQTIMMSLAMVVIASMIGVGGLGKNVLQAITNQFFTIGLLNGFALVAIAIIFDRASQAYGKRLQKHTQVLHG; encoded by the coding sequence ATGGCATCCGCTATCTGTAGCTATATCCCCACCCTCCTCTGCCAGTTTCCGGCGGTCGATGACACTCTGATGCGGAGTTTCAAGAAGACCGTCGATACCGGCTTCAAGACGTTCGTCCGTTCCTATGGCGATTTCCTCGACGGATTGACCTTGCCGCTGCAATGGTTCCTGAACTGGCTTCAGGCGCTGTTCGTTGATACGCCCTGGATCGTGATGATCTTCGCACTGGCCGCCATTGTCTACGGCGTCAGCCGCAATTGGCGCATCACGCTCGGCACGGCTCTTGCCATGGTGTTGATCGGCATGGCCGGTCTCTGGCAGGATACCATGATAACGCTTGCCATGGTGACCGTTTGCACGCTGTGCGCCGTCGTCATCGGCATTCCCCTCGGCATCTGGATGGCGCGGTCCGACCGCGCGCAGTCGACCTTAAACCCGGTGCTCGACGTGATGCAGACCATGCCGAGCTTCGTCTATCTGATCCCTGTTGTGATGATTTTCGGGATCGGCAAGGTGCCGGGCCTGATCGCGGTGGTGATCTATGCCATCGCGCCGATTATCCGGCTCACCAATCTCGGTATCCGCCTTGTCAGCCGCGAGGCCATCGAAGCAGCAGATGCTTTCGGGTCGTCGGAGCGGCAGAAACTGTTCAATGTCCAGATCCCGCTGGCGCTGCCCAACATCATGGCGGGCATCAACCAAACGATCATGATGTCGCTGGCCATGGTGGTCATCGCCTCAATGATCGGTGTTGGCGGGCTCGGCAAGAATGTCCTGCAGGCCATCACCAACCAGTTCTTCACCATCGGGCTGCTCAACGGCTTTGCCCTTGTGGCGATCGCCATCATTTTCGACAGGGCAAGCCAAGCCTATGGCAAACGCCTCCAGAAACATACACAGGTGCTGCATGGCTAG
- a CDS encoding quaternary amine ABC transporter ATP-binding protein: MASHGIDIRNLYKIFGPDEKTHIDAVRQGITKAELNDRHHHVLGLRDISIDMPGGEITVVMGLSGSGKSTLIRHINRLIEPTAGEVLYDGTDICAMSPAQLRDFRRRKTAMVFQKFGLLPHRTVMENVLYGLDIQGMPRQESLAKGHYWIERVGLSGFENHYPNQLSGGMQQRVGLARALATDADILLMDEAYSALDPLIRVDMQTMLIDLQQELQKTVVFITHDLDEALRLGDKIAILRDGEVVQQGSGQDIVLRPADDYISAFVREVNRGRVIRIGTVMVPARNQSGQFKLTARTTLEAAARAMVEQGVTEAQVTDKAGHQIGTIDLSIILSAMVSPAHSVQPALAAE, encoded by the coding sequence ATGGCTAGTCACGGCATAGACATCCGCAATCTCTACAAGATTTTCGGCCCCGATGAGAAAACCCATATCGACGCCGTACGCCAGGGCATCACCAAGGCCGAGTTGAATGACAGGCATCACCATGTGCTCGGCCTGCGCGACATCAGCATCGACATGCCCGGTGGTGAGATCACCGTGGTGATGGGGCTTTCTGGCTCCGGCAAATCCACGCTGATCCGCCATATCAACCGGTTGATCGAACCGACAGCGGGCGAAGTGCTCTATGATGGAACCGATATATGCGCCATGTCGCCAGCGCAACTGCGTGATTTCCGGCGCCGGAAAACCGCGATGGTCTTTCAGAAGTTCGGCCTGCTGCCACATCGAACCGTGATGGAAAACGTCCTCTACGGCCTCGATATTCAGGGCATGCCACGGCAGGAAAGTCTTGCCAAGGGGCATTACTGGATCGAGCGGGTCGGGCTTTCCGGCTTTGAGAATCATTACCCGAACCAGCTTTCCGGTGGCATGCAGCAGCGCGTCGGCCTGGCGCGGGCCTTGGCAACCGATGCCGATATCCTCTTGATGGACGAGGCCTATTCCGCGCTGGACCCGCTGATCCGGGTCGATATGCAGACCATGCTGATCGACTTGCAGCAGGAATTGCAAAAGACCGTGGTGTTCATCACCCACGATCTGGACGAGGCTTTGCGTCTGGGCGACAAGATCGCCATTCTGCGCGATGGCGAGGTGGTGCAGCAGGGCAGCGGTCAGGATATCGTGCTGCGTCCAGCGGACGATTACATCTCCGCCTTCGTGCGCGAGGTCAATCGCGGTCGGGTGATCCGCATCGGCACGGTGATGGTCCCAGCGCGTAATCAATCAGGCCAGTTCAAGCTCACCGCCCGCACGACACTGGAAGCGGCGGCCCGGGCCATGGTCGAGCAAGGCGTCACAGAGGCGCAAGTGACCGATAAAGCGGGTCACCAGATCGGCACCATCGACCTGTCGATCATCCTTTCGGCCATGGTCTCACCTGCGCACAGCGTCCAACCGGCGCTAGCAGCGGAATAA
- a CDS encoding glycosyltransferase family 2 protein encodes MAELTICMPSHRPLDGSRAAIDSALAFCEARDALLVVSDNSGDAAKKAYLQDLSPRLTYVASEAQTAFANMFNAVEAASTPFIMPMGDDDEILAEADQAPFDLDDLPFDYVGVLPVTESFLQRSETGSVQAFALEEYDPGERMLAYLQKSPTNNGGFYSILRREVWLATMDLFLRSHPTKAATCDWAVALSLFSTGKMAHDPSIRYRYNAAKWAEKAQIDAERKVMLLEAGLPESAVHYEMLLLFLDVFVLINRVGSPLSIDERQRLGKFTVNRFLGSFIKEVADSPELYAEGVTGLAEMALEETDSFTQFQIAMLMAERLQAGLKDKYVAFIQASIAGA; translated from the coding sequence ATGGCCGAACTGACTATCTGCATGCCCAGCCATCGCCCGCTCGACGGTTCGCGCGCTGCCATCGACAGTGCGCTTGCTTTTTGCGAGGCGCGGGACGCCCTGCTGGTGGTCAGCGACAATTCCGGCGATGCCGCCAAAAAAGCCTATTTGCAGGACCTGTCTCCACGGTTGACCTATGTGGCAAGCGAGGCACAAACGGCCTTTGCCAATATGTTCAACGCTGTCGAGGCGGCCTCCACGCCCTTCATCATGCCAATGGGCGATGATGACGAGATCCTTGCCGAAGCGGATCAGGCGCCTTTTGATCTCGATGATCTGCCCTTCGATTACGTTGGCGTGCTGCCAGTAACCGAAAGCTTCCTCCAGCGGTCCGAAACTGGTTCGGTTCAGGCCTTTGCCCTGGAAGAGTATGATCCTGGCGAAAGAATGCTCGCCTATCTACAGAAAAGTCCGACCAACAATGGCGGTTTCTATTCCATCCTGCGCCGCGAAGTCTGGCTTGCGACAATGGATCTGTTTCTGCGATCGCATCCGACCAAGGCAGCGACATGCGATTGGGCTGTCGCACTATCCCTGTTTTCGACCGGAAAAATGGCGCATGATCCGTCGATCCGCTATCGCTACAATGCCGCAAAATGGGCTGAAAAGGCGCAGATCGATGCGGAACGCAAGGTTATGCTGCTTGAAGCCGGACTGCCGGAGAGTGCGGTTCATTATGAAATGCTTCTGCTGTTTCTCGATGTTTTCGTGCTGATCAACCGGGTCGGCTCGCCGCTTTCCATCGACGAGCGCCAGCGTCTGGGCAAATTCACGGTCAACCGGTTTCTCGGCAGCTTTATCAAGGAGGTGGCCGATTCTCCTGAACTTTACGCCGAAGGCGTCACAGGTCTGGCGGAAATGGCGCTGGAAGAAACCGATAGTTTCACCCAATTCCAGATCGCCATGCTGATGGCCGAGCGGCTGCAAGCGGGTCTTAAGGACAAATACGTCGCCTTCATTCAAGCTTCGATTGCTGGAGCGTAA
- a CDS encoding phosphodiester glycosidase family protein, with amino-acid sequence MGAPSNILCESSLLRFCSENALRLKIVVWLFAILSPLVISPERAEAEEQSCRDQTENGFAYRVCRFDPATRTIRIFNRNADGDVYGGFEALRSQLWQQRLILTFAVNGGMYHSDLSPVGLFVDYGMTRKTAETADGWGNFYLKPNGVFFLKDGHAGVLETGQFETQKIEADFATQSGPMLVIDGVLHPKFLPTSDSLKIRNGVGIDASGQVVFVLSKDPVRFYDMAAFFRDRLGAANALYLDGTISSLAEPMAGRIDRAYPLGPIIAVVDQRPN; translated from the coding sequence ATGGGTGCGCCTTCAAATATTTTATGTGAGAGTTCACTTTTGAGATTTTGCTCGGAAAACGCGCTCCGTTTGAAAATAGTCGTTTGGCTTTTTGCGATCCTGTCCCCGCTTGTTATTTCTCCAGAGCGTGCTGAGGCAGAAGAACAGAGTTGTCGTGACCAGACGGAAAACGGCTTTGCTTATCGTGTCTGTCGATTTGATCCCGCCACGCGCACAATTCGCATCTTCAACCGCAATGCCGACGGCGATGTCTATGGTGGGTTCGAGGCATTGCGAAGCCAGCTTTGGCAGCAAAGACTGATCCTCACCTTTGCCGTCAATGGCGGTATGTATCACTCCGATCTCAGTCCCGTTGGCCTGTTCGTAGACTATGGTATGACGCGCAAGACAGCCGAAACCGCCGATGGTTGGGGCAATTTTTACCTGAAGCCGAATGGCGTGTTTTTTCTAAAAGACGGCCATGCTGGTGTGCTTGAGACCGGGCAATTCGAAACCCAGAAGATTGAAGCGGATTTCGCTACCCAATCCGGCCCAATGCTGGTCATTGATGGTGTTCTGCACCCGAAGTTTCTCCCCACGAGCGACAGTTTGAAAATCCGCAATGGTGTCGGTATCGATGCCAGCGGACAGGTGGTGTTTGTGTTGAGCAAAGACCCTGTGCGTTTCTACGATATGGCCGCGTTCTTTCGCGATCGGTTGGGCGCGGCCAATGCGCTTTATCTGGACGGGACGATTTCAAGCCTTGCCGAGCCGATGGCTGGCCGGATCGACCGGGCCTATCCACTCGGACCGATCATCGCTGTGGTAGACCAGCGCCCCAACTGA
- a CDS encoding entericidin — MNTKKLAAVAALFVAAAALSSCGNTIRGMGKDTANTVNATQAAGNNVAKAAK; from the coding sequence ATGAACACGAAAAAGCTCGCTGCCGTTGCTGCTCTCTTTGTTGCCGCTGCCGCATTGTCGTCATGCGGTAACACGATCCGTGGTATGGGCAAAGATACAGCCAATACCGTGAACGCCACGCAAGCGGCGGGCAATAATGTCGCCAAGGCTGCTAAATAA
- a CDS encoding formyl transferase, which yields MGQQQGKGAILVMTAGGPNPWMVVNALKARFGDVQVLLEEQESKAEIFRRRQRRVGTVAALGQLATMAAGKFMRRAAQKRTETICQDFAADPHFNSQIPVTTVRSINSPEAQEAIQQLSPGVILLVSTRLMTAKILASMPCPVLNLHAGINPAYRGQMGGYWALAKGDRGNFGATVHLVDQGTDTGAVLYQVRAQPSSGDFISTYPMLLTAAALPITCQAVGDALEGKLTPIAPTGPSALYFPPTLWRWLWTGLTKGIW from the coding sequence ATGGGGCAGCAGCAGGGCAAAGGCGCAATTCTGGTGATGACTGCCGGGGGGCCAAACCCGTGGATGGTGGTCAACGCGCTGAAAGCCCGTTTCGGTGACGTGCAGGTCCTCTTGGAAGAACAGGAAAGCAAGGCGGAGATTTTTCGACGCCGTCAACGGCGGGTTGGAACCGTGGCAGCACTTGGTCAGCTAGCCACCATGGCCGCCGGCAAATTCATGCGCCGAGCAGCCCAAAAACGCACAGAAACGATCTGTCAGGATTTTGCAGCCGATCCCCATTTCAATTCGCAGATCCCAGTGACTACGGTGCGCAGCATCAACAGTCCCGAGGCGCAGGAGGCGATCCAACAGCTCTCTCCCGGTGTGATCCTGTTGGTCAGCACCCGGCTGATGACGGCCAAAATTCTGGCCAGCATGCCCTGCCCCGTGCTTAATCTTCATGCTGGCATCAATCCCGCCTATCGCGGTCAGATGGGCGGCTACTGGGCGCTGGCAAAAGGCGATCGCGGCAATTTCGGCGCAACGGTGCATCTGGTCGATCAGGGCACCGATACAGGCGCGGTCCTCTACCAGGTGCGTGCGCAGCCTAGCTCCGGCGATTTCATCTCCACCTATCCGATGCTGTTGACGGCAGCAGCCCTTCCCATCACCTGCCAGGCGGTTGGCGACGCGCTGGAGGGCAAGCTGACCCCTATCGCACCGACCGGGCCATCCGCCCTCTATTTTCCGCCGACCCTCTGGCGCTGGCTGTGGACGGGCCTCACCAAAGGCATCTGGTAG
- a CDS encoding cytochrome P450, whose translation MNMPVLSATSEGVVASRRSPVRVIADLIRNPLDALPPQIYDHKLVYAQFGDEVRLHVMDPELIHEALVKNAAVLGKGEDVRRALGPALGQGLLTADGAHWKWQRQSVAAGFQWEKLRGFLPAMVAAAERRRDSWQAGETVDIGHEMMQTTFDIIVETMMTGRDRIDVARVEQSVTDYLEPTGWMFALGMLKAPEWIPYPGKGKASRAVDYLRSAMATMIAERRAEGVERADLISMLLSAHDPETDREMNDEQIIDNLLTFISAGHETTALGLAWTFHLLAKHPAIEQKLLDELDRVVGDGPVMAEHVEKLTYTKQVFNEAMRLYPPAPVITRTANEAFTLGQHHIQAGTVLLVPIHAVHRHSLIWDRPEVFDPDRFAPEAVKARHRYAFMPFGAGPRICIGSAFATMEAVAILAVLAKTFRLRNKSEVTPEPTMRITLRPKKKLIMEIENRREDVPVSG comes from the coding sequence ATGAATATGCCGGTCTTGTCCGCTACGAGTGAAGGTGTCGTTGCCAGCCGTCGTTCGCCGGTGCGGGTGATTGCTGATCTGATCCGCAATCCGCTGGATGCCCTGCCGCCGCAGATTTATGATCATAAGCTGGTCTATGCGCAGTTTGGCGATGAGGTACGGCTGCATGTGATGGACCCTGAACTGATCCATGAGGCTCTGGTCAAAAATGCAGCGGTGCTTGGCAAGGGTGAAGACGTTCGCCGTGCACTGGGGCCGGCCTTAGGGCAGGGGTTGTTGACGGCTGATGGCGCCCATTGGAAATGGCAGCGCCAATCGGTTGCCGCCGGTTTTCAATGGGAAAAGCTGAGAGGCTTCCTGCCGGCGATGGTTGCCGCAGCCGAACGCCGCCGTGATTCCTGGCAGGCTGGCGAGACGGTCGATATCGGTCATGAAATGATGCAGACGACATTTGATATCATTGTCGAGACGATGATGACAGGGCGCGACAGGATCGATGTCGCGCGGGTCGAGCAGAGCGTTACCGATTACCTCGAACCGACGGGCTGGATGTTTGCGCTTGGGATGTTGAAGGCGCCGGAATGGATACCCTATCCCGGCAAGGGAAAGGCAAGCCGCGCCGTGGACTATTTGCGGTCCGCCATGGCCACAATGATTGCCGAGCGGCGCGCTGAAGGCGTGGAACGTGCCGACCTGATCTCGATGTTGCTATCGGCTCACGATCCGGAAACAGACCGAGAAATGAACGATGAGCAGATCATCGACAACCTGCTGACCTTCATCTCCGCCGGGCATGAAACCACCGCCCTTGGGCTTGCCTGGACATTCCATCTGCTGGCTAAGCATCCGGCTATCGAGCAAAAGCTACTGGACGAGTTGGACCGTGTGGTGGGAGATGGTCCGGTTATGGCCGAGCATGTCGAGAAATTGACCTATACCAAACAGGTTTTCAACGAAGCCATGCGGCTCTATCCGCCAGCGCCGGTCATTACCCGGACCGCGAACGAGGCGTTTACGTTGGGCCAACACCATATTCAGGCCGGAACTGTCCTGCTGGTGCCAATCCATGCCGTTCATCGCCATAGCCTGATCTGGGACAGGCCGGAGGTGTTCGATCCAGACCGTTTTGCGCCCGAAGCGGTTAAGGCACGGCATCGCTACGCCTTCATGCCGTTTGGGGCAGGGCCGCGCATCTGTATCGGCAGTGCTTTTGCAACCATGGAGGCCGTTGCCATTCTGGCGGTGCTGGCCAAGACTTTTCGTCTGCGCAACAAGAGCGAGGTGACACCGGAGCCGACGATGCGCATTACCCTGAGGCCGAAGAAAAAACTGATCATGGAGATTGAGAACCGGCGGGAGGACGTGCCGGTTTCAGGCTGA
- a CDS encoding LysR family transcriptional regulator: MTLSQSPSMPSTVLAAASLPLLDNDVLRTFVAISEVGSFTAAADMVFRTPSAVSMQIKKLEDQLGVSLFRRDARSVTLTPHGALLLSYAKRILALNNEAVARFLAPEMNGVVRLGSPDDIGELVLPGILTHLARTWPHLAIEVTIAGSVELRKAVNEKRLDVTLFNFLNGIAADPTMTVMSEKLVWAGKKHGQAHLKTPLPLSVWDESCVWRKRAMTELTRRGKEFRIAYFCGHHVGQYAAIRADIAVAPLARFLLQEDMVELTERDGLPDLGSYEVGLAVCEDASPPVKAVADYVRCVLGNRGCVDTAVAA, translated from the coding sequence ATGACCCTTTCCCAGTCTCCCTCCATGCCTTCCACCGTTCTGGCAGCGGCCAGTTTGCCACTTCTGGATAATGACGTGCTGCGCACCTTCGTGGCGATTTCCGAGGTCGGCAGTTTTACGGCTGCCGCAGACATGGTGTTTCGCACCCCCTCGGCGGTATCGATGCAGATCAAGAAGCTGGAGGATCAACTGGGCGTCTCGCTGTTTCGCCGTGATGCCCGTTCCGTCACGTTGACGCCGCATGGGGCTTTGCTGCTCAGCTATGCCAAGCGCATCCTCGCCCTGAACAATGAGGCGGTGGCACGGTTTTTGGCGCCCGAGATGAATGGTGTGGTGCGGCTGGGATCACCTGATGATATCGGCGAACTGGTCCTGCCCGGTATTCTCACTCATCTGGCGCGCACATGGCCGCATCTGGCCATCGAGGTGACGATTGCCGGTTCTGTGGAGCTGCGCAAGGCGGTGAATGAGAAGCGGCTGGACGTAACACTGTTCAATTTTCTAAACGGCATCGCCGCCGATCCCACCATGACAGTGATGAGCGAAAAGCTGGTCTGGGCCGGAAAAAAACACGGTCAGGCCCATCTGAAAACGCCGCTGCCGCTGTCTGTCTGGGATGAGAGCTGTGTGTGGCGCAAGCGCGCCATGACCGAATTGACCCGCCGGGGCAAGGAATTCCGCATCGCCTATTTCTGCGGTCACCACGTCGGGCAATATGCGGCGATCCGGGCTGATATCGCCGTCGCGCCGCTTGCCCGCTTCCTGTTGCAGGAGGATATGGTGGAACTGACCGAGCGTGATGGATTGCCGGATCTTGGCAGTTACGAGGTCGGCCTTGCCGTGTGTGAAGATGCCTCGCCGCCGGTCAAGGCTGTTGCCGATTACGTGCGTTGCGTGCTGGGAAATCGCGGCTGTGTCGACACAGCGGTGGCCGCCTGA
- a CDS encoding GlxA family transcriptional regulator, whose protein sequence is MSKTPVKKRNIVFFLVPNFTLLPFAGAIETLRIANRMLGYAAYEWRLCSVDGNKVSSSSGISIEVDSSLADERRFLAGENRPNMAIVCSGVFVEEFNNKSVNAWLREAYNRNVAVGSLCTGAHVLAQAGLLNGKRCAIHWENLPGFSEAFPQAEVYADLYEVDSNLYTCAGGTASLDMMLNLIGQDFGEGLVNRVCEQHLTDRVRAAGDRQRLPLRARLGVQNNKVLQIIELMEASLAEPLSLLDIADKVDLSRRQIERLFRQEMGRSPARYYLEIRLDRARHLLVQSSMPVVEVAVACGFVSASHFSKCYREFYNRSPQQERAERKLATAKAAVAA, encoded by the coding sequence ATGAGCAAAACGCCTGTTAAAAAACGCAATATCGTCTTTTTTCTTGTCCCGAATTTCACGCTATTGCCGTTTGCGGGCGCCATCGAAACATTGCGCATTGCCAACAGGATGCTGGGCTATGCGGCTTATGAGTGGCGGCTCTGTTCAGTCGACGGCAACAAGGTGTCGTCTTCATCGGGCATCAGCATCGAGGTCGATTCGTCGCTTGCCGATGAGCGCCGTTTCCTGGCCGGTGAAAACCGGCCCAATATGGCGATTGTCTGTTCCGGCGTCTTTGTCGAAGAGTTTAACAACAAATCCGTCAACGCCTGGCTGCGAGAAGCCTATAACCGCAACGTCGCGGTCGGCAGCCTTTGCACCGGCGCCCATGTGCTGGCCCAGGCCGGACTTTTGAACGGCAAGCGCTGCGCGATCCACTGGGAAAACCTGCCCGGATTTTCGGAAGCCTTCCCCCAGGCCGAAGTCTATGCCGATCTCTATGAAGTCGACAGCAATCTCTACACCTGCGCGGGCGGTACAGCTTCGCTTGACATGATGCTCAACCTGATTGGCCAGGATTTTGGCGAGGGCCTCGTCAACCGGGTCTGTGAACAACATCTGACCGACCGGGTTCGGGCTGCCGGAGACCGCCAGCGCCTCCCGCTGCGCGCCCGCCTTGGCGTGCAGAACAACAAGGTCTTGCAGATCATCGAATTGATGGAAGCAAGCCTGGCCGAGCCCTTGTCCCTGCTTGATATCGCCGACAAGGTGGATCTGTCACGCCGCCAGATCGAACGGTTGTTCCGCCAGGAAATGGGCCGCTCACCGGCGCGCTATTATCTGGAAATCCGCCTTGACCGTGCCCGGCATCTGCTGGTGCAATCCTCGATGCCGGTGGTGGAAGTCGCCGTCGCCTGCGGCTTTGTCTCCGCCTCGCATTTTTCCAAATGCTACCGCGAATTCTACAATCGCTCGCCCCAGCAGGAACGCGCCGAACGCAAACTGGCAACGGCAAAAGCGGCGGTTGCCGCATAA
- a CDS encoding phosphatidylinositol-specific phospholipase C/glycerophosphodiester phosphodiesterase family protein — MKILAHRGWWLEPVEKNSETAFRRAFENGFGVETDTRDQNGVLKIAHDMPVGDQVMDLDYFLDLHKSYAGSGTIAMNIKADGLHKALRASLEGAGITDLFCFDMAVPDAIGYLNNGFITYTRHSELEPLPPFYDKAQGVWLDAFYSDWITPDVIQKHLDAGKKVALVSPELHGRDHTAAWDVWGDLTGDDISICTDLPHLAAEKWG, encoded by the coding sequence ATGAAAATTCTCGCGCACAGGGGCTGGTGGCTGGAACCTGTCGAAAAAAACAGTGAAACGGCTTTCAGGCGCGCCTTTGAAAATGGATTCGGGGTCGAGACGGACACGCGCGACCAAAATGGCGTGCTGAAAATCGCGCATGACATGCCCGTCGGCGACCAAGTGATGGATCTCGACTATTTTTTGGATCTGCACAAGAGCTATGCCGGATCGGGCACGATTGCCATGAACATTAAGGCAGACGGCCTGCACAAGGCGCTCCGCGCCTCGTTGGAGGGTGCCGGGATAACCGATCTGTTCTGCTTCGATATGGCTGTTCCAGATGCCATCGGCTATCTCAACAACGGCTTTATAACCTATACCCGCCATTCCGAACTCGAACCGCTGCCTCCCTTTTATGACAAGGCCCAAGGCGTGTGGCTGGATGCCTTCTATTCCGACTGGATCACTCCTGATGTCATCCAGAAGCATCTCGATGCCGGCAAGAAGGTGGCGCTCGTCTCTCCAGAACTGCACGGGCGTGATCATACCGCCGCCTGGGATGTTTGGGGTGATCTGACAGGTGACGACATCTCAATCTGCACCGACTTGCCGCACCTCGCCGCCGAGAAATGGGGATAA
- a CDS encoding HAD family hydrolase, with protein MIKAVLFDMDGVLIDAKEWHYETLNDALALLGLNISRTEHLAVYDGLPTRKKLEMLTKTRGLPPRLHDFLNTLKQKMTYQVIVEKCQPVFHHEYALARLKREGKHIVVCSNSVRSSVEAMMRQADLLKYLDFFLSNQDVGKAKPDPEIYLTAIDRLQLQPEECLILEDNDHGIQAARSSGAHVLVVGSTNDVTYERIMNEITKIESALT; from the coding sequence ATGATCAAGGCAGTGCTTTTCGACATGGACGGCGTTCTGATCGATGCCAAGGAATGGCATTACGAGACGCTGAATGACGCGCTGGCGCTTCTCGGGCTCAATATCAGCCGCACCGAACATCTCGCCGTCTATGACGGCCTGCCAACACGCAAAAAACTGGAAATGCTGACAAAGACGCGGGGATTGCCGCCAAGGCTGCACGATTTTCTCAACACGCTCAAACAGAAGATGACCTATCAGGTCATCGTCGAAAAATGCCAACCGGTCTTTCATCACGAATACGCCCTCGCGCGCCTGAAGCGGGAGGGCAAGCATATCGTGGTCTGCTCAAACTCCGTCAGGTCGAGCGTCGAGGCGATGATGCGCCAGGCTGACCTGTTGAAATACCTGGATTTCTTTCTATCCAATCAGGATGTCGGCAAGGCGAAGCCCGATCCCGAAATCTACCTGACGGCAATCGACCGGCTGCAATTGCAGCCGGAGGAATGCCTGATCCTGGAAGATAACGATCACGGCATACAGGCCGCCCGCTCCTCAGGCGCCCATGTGCTGGTGGTGGGATCGACCAACGACGTCACCTATGAGCGTATCATGAACGAAATCACCAAGATCGAATCGGCCCTCACATGA